The Kryptolebias marmoratus isolate JLee-2015 unplaced genomic scaffold, ASM164957v2 Scaffold87, whole genome shotgun sequence genomic interval NNNNNNNNNNNNNNNNNNNNNNNNNNNNNNNNNNNNNNNNNNNNNNNNNNNNNNNNNNNNNNNNNNNNNNNNNNNNNNNNNNNNNNNNNNNNNNNNNNNNNNNNNNNNNNNNNNNNNNNNNNNNNNNNNNNNNNNNNNNNNNNNNNNNNNNNNNNNNNNNNNNNNNNNNNNNNNNNNNNNNNNNNNNNNNNNNNNNNNNNNNNNNNNNNNNNNNNNNNNNNNNNNNNNNNNNNNNNNNNNNNNNNNNNNNNNNNNNNNNNNNNNNNNNNNNNNNNNNNNNNNNNNNNNNNNNNNNNNNNNNNNNNNNNNNNNNNNNNNNNNNNNNNNNNNNNNNNNNNNNNNNNNNNNNNNNNNNNNNNNNNNNNNNNNNNNNNNNNNNNNNNNNNNNNNNNNNNNNNNNNNNNNNNNNNNNNNNNNNNNNNNNNNNNNNNNNNNNNNNNNNNNNNNNNNNNNNNNNNNNNNNNNNNNNNNNNNNNNNNNNNNNNNNNNNNNNNNNNNNNNNNNNNNNNNNNNNNNNNNNNNNNNNNNNNNNNNNNNNNNNNNNNNNNNNNNNNNNNNNNNNNNNNNNNNNNNNNNNNNNNNNNNNNNNNNNNNNNNNNNNNNNNNNNNNNNNNNNNNNNNNNNNNNNNNNNNNNNNNNNNNNNNNNNNNNNNNNNNNNNNNNNNNNNNNNNNNNNNNNNNNNNNNNNNNNNNNNNNNNNNNNNNNNNNNNNNNNNNNNNNNNNNNNNNNNNNNNNNNNNNNNNNNNNNNNNNNNNNNNNNNNNNNNNNNNNNNNNNNNNNNNNNNNNNNNctgtctgtctgtctgtctgtctgtctgtctgtctgtctgtctgtctgtctgtctgtctgcctgtctctctgcctgcctgtctgtctgcctgtctctctctttgtctgtctgtctctctgcctgtctgtctgcctgtctgtctgtctgtctgtctgtctctctgcctgtctgtctgtctgtctgtctgtctctctctttgtctgtctgtctctctgcctgtctgtctctctgcctgtctctctgcctgcctgtctctctgcctgtctctttGTCAGGTTCTGATCTAACACATGAACTCAGACCTGCAGCTCACATCCTGACTTCACGCAGACGAACCCAAACGACCTGAAGGATTCTGATTAGAACCGAAGGAACCAATCAGCTGATCAGTACCTGCTGCACCTGACTGATTACGCCTCCAGGTCCGATTGATTCACGTTAATTACCGGAGCATGAAATCAATTTTCCCCGTGCTCGACTCATTATGATGATTAactgatcagaaccagaaccgagctcggctcagacaggaagtgctgTTCCCAATAATTATCAGGTGCTGAGAGTCACGtccaatatttctgtttttctgttctgctggGATGGATGAATTAGATGATCAGTTCTTTATGACCTAAACTTTGTATTTATTGATGACTTTcttgttttcaaactttaataaaaacaaaaggccaaCAAATGTTACACACGTCCgtttttcttcatgttcttGTTGGAATCATGAATCATGATTTAAGGAACACGTCAGCTGATCGGTTCTCTTCTTTGGCCTCAGGGACGATTTTAAAGGACGCTGCGTGTTTCAGCAGCACTCAGTCTCCTACTAGTTTTAGATTTAGtaaagaaaaactacatttactTTGGGATTATTTCTGAGGCTTGACCAGGTGACCAGGTGNNNNNNNNNNNNNNNNNNNNNNNNNNNNNNNNNNNNNNNNNNNNNNNNNNNNNNNNNNNNNNNNNNNNNNNNNNNNNNNNNNNNNNNNNNNNNNNNNNNNACGCTAGCAGGATGTTAGCAGAACGCTAGCAGGACGTTAGCAAGATGTTAGCAGAACGCTAGCAGGATGTTAGTAGCATGCAGCTAACAGAGTTCTGCAGGATTGGACCGACCTGTCTGTGAGCCGGGTCAGAATGCTGTTAGCTAGGTTCTGACCCGGCTCAcagacgggtcagaaccaaaacTCTGATGCTTCATATTTAATGGAAGCTCTGGTCAGGGTTCACGACCTCCTGCtgttcacctttgacctttctggACTTTAGCTGAATAAACACTGTGCAGGAAATTAATCCCCGCTGccagaaaaagaggaaacacgatgtttggttgattttttcagaaggaaaaaataaaaacttgaaaacCTGAGAATCAGTTTGTTCTGAGATTATTTCacaaaaagctgatttaaaacgtTTAAACTTCATCTGATGAATTTTATTCAGGCACTGAACTCGACAGATGAGCAGAAACCAAGGAAGGTTCACATCTGTTgtggaaggttatgaacagttaatatcttacctgctgtagataagtCTTCACAATCAGGAGAATGACTCCAACACGAGTGAGTCGCTGAAAAACAGGACGTACGACAAACTGAAgtccaaaataaaactcctttCAGACCAACTGGGGATTTATTATTGAAGTACGATTCTGGACAATCAGTTAAACTGAGTAAAGATTCCTTAATGAAGAAGCTTTAAAtgagttaaatgtttaaagcagctgttttcttcTGCTGGATGTCTGAATTTGACTTTATAAAATGGTTCTGCAGCTTCAGGTGTggtcagatttcagctcagtttgtgttCGACTCGTTGAGAACTCAGCtgaaggtgaggaggaggaggaggaggaggaaggtgggtCGTTTCCTGCAGACAGGTCCCAGCGTGGCTCAAACAGATGATTTAACAGCCATAACTGCTGTAATTTAATAAACTCATTTTATCCACAGTGGAACGGAGTAAACATGTCagataataaaacaagttaactCTGGatctgatggcagcaacacatctgtcTCAAGCTGATCCAGATGTTTCCTTCTTCTGCCAACATCCAGGacctgctggaggtttctttttgCTCCTGTAGATCCAGTTTTAGAACGAACAGCTCAGATATGGTACGTTTCTGTGCCAACGTtatgatctcagtctgaaactctgacatgaaaggtggcgggtgacaagcattcctCCAGgcctttaacagttttatttatgttcagtaaacttcagcattaactgaTCCAGCTCTGATCTCCGACTCAGCAGCAGCCTGGTTCTTATCAGCTGGAAACCATCCGGAGGCTCGGGGACGTGTCACTCTGATTTGTGTCCTCACGTGCACTTCTGTCTCTTCTTCGCGCATCTTTGTTCTCGTCTCGCACATGGTCCATAAATCAGAACCCGGctgtcagagctgcagaacCTGCAGGCAGGAGTCAGAGAGATGAGCTTCATCAGAACCAGGTTCTCCGATGGTCGGAGGCTTCAGTACTTCAACGTGAACAGTTTCAGCAGAGAACCTGCACTCACgcaggaaaaacacatttattacaaCTTCATCAAACAGAGTTTACTCCAGAAGTAATTCTTAATGTGGGTCTGCACTCAACGTAGACAAAACCAGCTGGAAGCTCGGGTTATTTATATGGAACCAGTTTCACCCGAGTTCTGTTGGTAAACAAACCCAGCTGGTTGTTTATGGAGCAACAAGTCGTCTCTGTCGGCTCtcctggatcagaaccaaaggTTCTGGTTCGTCTGTCCGCTCtcctggatcagaaccaaaggTTCTGGTCTGTCTGTCAGATCTGGGCTCTGTGAAAAATGTCAGCTGGATTTCAGGGACCGTGATCGgtcagctgcagacagatgtccagctgcagacagatgtCCAGCTGCAGACANNNNNNNNNNNNNNNNNNNNNNNNNNNNNNNNNNNNNNNNNNNNNNNNNNNNNNNNNNNNNNNNNNNNNNNNNNNNNNNNNNNNNNNNNNNNNNNNNNNNNNNNNNNNNNNNNNNNNNNNNNNNNNNNNNNNNNNNNNNNNNNNNNNNNNNNNNNNNNNNNNNNNNNNNNNNNNNNNNNNNNNNNNNNNNNNNNNNNNNNNNNNNNNNNNNNNNNNNNNNNNNNNNNNNNNNNNNNNNNNNNNNNNNNNNNNNNNNNNNNNNNNNNNNNNNNNNNNNNNNNNNNNNNNNNNNNNNNNNNNNNNNNNNNNNNNNNNNNNNNNNNNNNNNNNNNNNNNNNNNNNNNNNNNNNNNNNNNNNNNNNNNNNNNNNNNNNNNNNNNNNNNNNNNNNNNNNNNNNNNNNNNNNNNNNNNNNNNNNNNNNNNNNNNNNNNNNNNNNNNNNNNNNNNNNNNNNNNNNNNNNNNNNNNNNNNNNNNNNNNNNNNNNNNNNNNNNNNNNNNNNNNNNNNNNNNNNNNNNNNNNNNNNNNNNNNNNNNNNNNNNNNNNNNNNNNNNNNNNNNNNNNNNNNNNNNNNNNNNNNNNNNNNNNNNNNNNNNNNNNNNNNNNNNNNNNNNNNNNNNNNNNNNNNNNNNNNNNNNNNNNNNNNNNNNNNNNNNNNNNNNNNNNNNNNNNNNNNNNNNNNNNNNNNNNNNNNNNNNNNNNNNNNNNNNNNNNNNNNNNNNNNNNNNNNNNNNNNNNNNNNNNNNNNNNNNNNNNNNNNNNNNNNNNNNNNNNNNNNNNNNNNNNNNNNNNNNNNNNNNNNNNNNNNNNNNNNNNNNNNNNNNNNNNNNNNNNNNNNNNNNNNNNNNNNNNNNNNNNNNNNNNNNNNNNNNNNNNNNNNNNNNNNNNNNNNNNNNNNNNNNNNNNNNNNNNNNNNNNNNNNNNNNNNNNNNNNNNNNNNNNNNNNNNNNNNNNNNNNNNNNNNNNNNNNNNNNNNNNNNNNNNNNNNNNNNNNNNNNNNNNNNNNNNNNNNNNNNNNNNNNNNNNNNNNNNNNNNNNNNNNNNNNNNNNNNNNNNNNNNNNNNNNNNNNNNNNNNNNNNNNNNNNNNNNNNNNNNNNNNNNNNNNNNNNNNNNNNNNNNNNggtttagagctccaacaggaccaggtttagagctccaacaggaccaggtttaaaactccaaacaggaccgggtttagagtcTTTGGGGAAATTGCCCCACTCTTCTGTAGAATCCCAGTAAAGATGgaatcagtaataaaataaattataagaacttcaaataaataagtCCAGTTATTAATAAAAGGTTggtatttaaaactttttcaaacttgATTATTTTCAAGTAATTGTTTACTTTATTAATCCTCAGTAAAGACAGTTTGTTCTTACAGTCCAATAAagacttttattaaagttgGACCAGCTCCTCCTCAGGTTCTAACACCGCAGACCGTCTGACGCCGGCCTCCTCCCGCCTCCTCCCGGCCTCCTCCCGCCTCCTCCCGCCTCCTCCCGGCCTCCTCCCGCCTCCTCCCGGCCTCCTCCTGGAGCTCCACAGCTGCCGGGCACGAGCCGCGTCCTCCGGGGAGGAACCGTGGAACACGAGGAACCGATCCGGAGAACCGTTCTGTGGCCCCATCTGACAGTCAGATAAaaccaggtgtagtttctgtggagCTCAACTGTTTACGGCGTTACCATGGAAACGGTTGGCCGGAGCTATggcctttcacaataaaagacctACCGGAACATGAGTTGTTCTGGAAACTCTCCATCACAGAGTTTGattgtttatattgttgtttttggtcttCTTCCGGTTCTGAGTGTCTGTGTCGCTggtgttttaaagagttttataaataaagttttgtcttgtttctgtttgtttgtgttttaaatgaaatattagcTGATTTACAGCTTTAAGCACATTTTCACTGTTTgttgctgcagttctcctcctgaactgCAGGTGGCCCTCGCTCCACCCCAGAGGCCCTCGCTCCACCCCAGAGGCCCTCGCTCCACCCCAGAGACCCTCGCTCCACCCCAGAGGCCCTCGCTCCACCCCAGAGACCCTCGCTCCACCCCAGAGGCCTCTCGCTCCACCCCAGAGACCCTCGCTCCACCCCAGAGACCATCGCTCCACCCCAGAGGCCTCTCGCTCCACCCCAGAGACCCTCGCTCCACCCCAGAGACCATCGCTCCACCCCAGAGGCCTCTCGCTCCACCCCAGAGACCCTCGCTCCACCCCAGAGACCATCGCTTCACCCCAGAGGCCTCTCGCTCCACCCCAGAGGCCCTAGCTCCACCCCAGGGGCCCTCGCTTCACCCCAGGGGCCCTCGCTCCACCCCAGAGGCCCTCGCTCCACCCCAGGGGCCCTCGCTCCACCCCAGGGGCCCTCGCTCCACCCCAGAGGCCCTCGCTCCACCCCAGGTGGCCTGTTTAAAaagcgaggaggaggaagagtcacATCATGCTCAGCATCCCTTCATCCACCTGAAGTGATCTCGTCATTTCCCCGGAGTTCAGGCTGCATCGTGCACCGAGGACTGAAGAACTGAGCTGTGAGTACGAACTGTTTGAAAACTAGCAGctgcttttactgcttttactGCATCTCTGCAGAGCTGCCAGCTGAAACCACCTGCTGAATTACTCAGTTTTGTTAGATGTGCTAAAAGATATGCAAGTCAGAGAAATACCAGTTATATTTAAACACTCAgagaaacatttctttgttaaaGTTAGTTCTGAAGCAGTTGAAGAGCAGTAAGATGTTTTATCTGAGTGTGAGGATGAAAAGTCCTGATTAAAGGATGAATATTGATCTGTGGAGCACCTGAACGGCCGCAGCCACACATGGATGCATCCTCTGACATGTCAGCGTTGTGGTGTAAACGGTGAGCTTGGCTGGACACGCGGGCTGCTGCACCTTATAAGGTGAAAAGCCAGCTAAGATCTTAGCATCCGTCTCTGGACTCCGAGCTACCAGGAGCAAAGGGGTTAGCCAAACATGGGCATTCCAGCATGGCAGCTCTTCTGTTTGATTACAGCAGCTATCTGTGTCCtgcttttcatgttttactgCCGGCTGTTCAATAAGAGGTCAGAGCAGCCCTGTGCCGTGCACAAGGAGCCTCGCACCGGGATCAGCCAGTAAGTAGCTCCATGCAAAGTGAGGGAAATGAGCCGAGCTTGTTATCAGCTGTAATCTGTGAGACAGTTCTCCAAAACTGAATGCAAATGTGTCTGCAAAGGCAGACAGAGGGAAATATGAGCTGATGGGTCTGTTTTATTGATGcatgtttgaatttattataTCAGCATGAAGAAATactaaagaaaagaggaaagcagctttatttgtgcAGCACCAAGTGTTTTACAGGAACAATTCTAAACATTGTGATAAGGtgcaaataaaactataaaatcaaataaaaagataaaaaattacAGACTTTCatttcatacaaataaaaattaaataagagctggaataaaacataaaggagCAGAAAATACAGCATCAAataattctttgttttaatgaacgGCAGCAGCAAACAGGTCGGTTTTTAACTcgttttaaaggaactcagtcTGAGCGGTCCAGatgttttctgggagtttgttccagatgttttctgggtgtttgttccagatgttttctgggagtttgttccagatgtttggtgggtaaaagctgaaagcagcttcTGCAGGTTAGGTTCTGCCTCTGCAGATCGATGTTCTGTAAACTTTAAATCATCTCTCTGAGCAACAGGAAAGCCCAGCAAAGACCTGAGACCTGGACCGATGGGGTCCACTGTCCTGGTCTTTGTGAGGACTCGGGCTGCAGAGTTCTGGATCCGTTAAATACTCGGCTCCAGTACTCGGGTCAGCTAAAGAGGAATGACTGGTCCTGCTGAGCCATCAGTCCTtcatctgcagctgttttcttcAGGTGCCAGAAGGTCTTCGGTCCGTCCTCATGTCCCCGATCTCACCAGGGTTTCAGGCTTTAACGTCACAGACTCCTTCAGGTTAATCTGACACGTCCAGATGTTGACGTCTTCACTCGGTGCTGGGACTGAGAGGGATGGCCCAAACGGGTCAAAGATGTGTTTTAATCAGATTTACTCTGTTAATGAGCTTGAGttaattagtgtttttaattaatcctgtttgtgtgttatcATATTTCTGATGTTAGAAAGTTTCTggttaaaattcaaaaatagtTCATagtcaaataaaatcaatattaataaaaatactttgGATCTTGAGTTTAAAGCTAAgacttgtgttattttaaataaatatctttatcctttgagtttaaatgtgtttagttgcaatatttaataaatttagatattgtttttgtcacggttgcagctttaatttaaactgatttgATTGTTTGTACACTGAGCTGACAGACGTTCGGTTTatgagtctgtttgttttacgGCTCGAAGTctttagtttcttgttttagCCGTTCAGgtttctgtcttcctgtcttttACCTTCATTTCCACCATCCTGGACTCCAGGGGCACATCTCCGTCCTGGTTCTCTGAATCTTCTCCCCATcaggggttagggttagggttagccTGGTTCCAGCTGTGGCTGGAGGGGATCTCCATGAGAACATCTGGTGCTGAAGCTGGAGCCACTCGCTGTTCAAACTTCAGTGGATCTGATTCCTTTTAGTTGTCCTTGAAGCTGGTAAATAAACCAAATCTACTGTTGTTTGTGTGATGTCAGCAGGTCAGAGGTTGTTGCTCCAGAGGCTGAAGCAGAACCTGACATCGTCTCAAACTCCTCTGAACCTCCTCCAGCTTCCGCCCCACAGACCCAACCCAGCGCCCTCGCCCACCCTTCCAATATGGCTGACCTGCCTACTGATGACAACAAGTACCTCTTCCTGGAAAACGACTTCCGCAACAGCGGCGTGGCCCAAGCTGACTGGGCGGCCAAGAAGATGGTGTGGGTGCCGTCAGACCGTGAGGGCTTCGAGGCGGCGAgcctgaaggaggagaaggGCGAGCAGGTACCGACGGCGTCAACTTTTAGTTTCTCTTCCTCAGAGTTGACGAGTTCAGTTTGAAGACTGATCAATCTGACTGTCGGAgttttaggtttggtttagttGGATGATCTTGCAGATTTAGGTGTTACCTGGAGTTTATCACAGTTTTCCTCCTGACGGCGTCCTGCAGGTCCTGGTGGAGCTCTCCAACGGTCAGAAGGCGACGGTGAACAAGGACGACATCCAGAAGATGAATCCACCCAAGTTCAGCAAGGTGGAGGACATGGCCGCCCTGACCTTCCTCAACGAAGCGTCCGTCCTGCACAACCTGCGCGAGAGATACTTCTCCAGCCTGATCTACGTGAGGAAACACCTGCTCCTTTCAGACCTGGAACCAGAGTCCGGAATCCAAAACAAGTTCTTTTAACAAGAGTAAAGGAGTAAATACTCGAGACCTTCAGTGGTTGATCAGAGAATCTGTTTACAGTAAATCTGATCAAACTTCGCTGAATGTCTGAGAACAGAAACATCAGTTTAACTGAGACTTTAATTCTTCTCCACAACTAAACAAATAATCAGACTTAATgatagaataataaataaaatccactgAACCAAAAATATCATCTTCAggttagaaacataaaaagtgaaCCTTTAAGTGTTCCTTTTCTGTcaagtttttgtcttgtttttacttttagctgctttttatttccaaaaagcTCCAAATACTCAGATCTGTACCCAACTAACCGTTTTTCATAAAATGGAAAGATAAGTCAGCTCAGATCGCATTCAGATCAGCAgcttatatttttaatttttactcgGCCTATGAAGTCTAATAAGGTGCTGGATGTAAACGCTCCAGTCCATCATCTCTGAAAGCCTTCAGTCCCTGCAGTCCTTATAAGAGCAgacaggagaggagctggaaaaataaaaagttctgtGATCTTTAACCCGAAGGAGACGGAAAAACAGGCTTCGTGTTTATATCATTCCTGACGGTAAAATATAACCACAGGTAATGAACACGAGGCTCCTTCTCCTCCGTCCTTCTGCAGACGTACTCGGGGCTGTTCTGCGTGGTGGTCAACCCCTACAAGATGCTGCCCATCTACTCCGAAAAGATCATCGAGATGTACAAGGGCAAGAAACGCCACGAGGTGCCGCCGCACATCTACTCCATCACAGACAACGCCTACAGGAACATGCTGCAGGGTAAAACAAGGTTTCTGACATGAAATACAGACAGCTCTTCATACGACACACAGCTGCAGCGCAGGGAGAcgccttttattctttttataacGTTTTATAAGATCACAATCAACCCAGAGTCTCACCGACGGCTGGGGACAAATAAATCAGACTTCAtgaaggagtctccaaaatgtctccaaacctTCGGCAGGCTTCTCAGCTTCCTCACAACAAGTTCAATCATTTTCTCCTAAAATAGTCAGAGGTGCTGTAGGCATCTGGAACCCGTCTCTGACCTGTCTCAGACCTGTCTCTGACCTGTCTCAGACCTGTCTCTAACCTGTCTCTAACATGTTTCAGACCTGTCTCTAACCTGTCTCAGACCAGTCTCTAACCTGTCTCTAACCCGTCTCTGACCCATCTCTAACCTGTCTCAGACCTGTCTCTAACCTGTCTCAGACCAGTCTCTAACCTGTCTTTAACCTGTCTCTAACCCGTCTCTGACCTGTCTCAGACCTGTCTCTAACCTGTCTCTAACCTGTCTGAGACATGTCTCTAACATGTCTCAGACCTGTCTCTGACCCGTCTCAGACCTGTCTCTGACCTGTCTATGACTCGTCTGAGACCCATCTCTAACATGTCTCAGATCTGTCTCTGACCCGTCTTAGACCTGTCTCTAACCCGTCTCTGACTTGTCTCAGACCTGTCTCAGACCCGTCTCTGACTCGTCTCAGACCTGTCTCTGACTCGTCTCAGACCCGTCTCTAACATGTCTCAGATCTGTCTCTGACCCGTCTTAGACCTGTCTCTAACCCGTCTCTGACTTGTCTCAGACCTGTCTCTAACCTGTCTCTGACTCGTCTCAGACCCGTCTCTGACTCGTCTCAGACCTGTCTCTAACCCGTCTCTGACTCATCTCAAGTCAGTTTCTGAGTCAGACAGGTTGGGATGTGGGAAACT includes:
- the LOC119616835 gene encoding splicing factor 3A subunit 2-like — its product is METVALAPPQRPSLHPRGPRSTPETLAPPQRPSLHPRDPRSTPEASRSTPETLAPPQRPSLHPRGLSLHPRDPRSTPETIAPPQRPLAPPQRPSLHPRDHRFTPEASRSTPEALAPPQGPSLHPRGPRSTPEALAPPQGPSLHPRGPRSTPEALAPPQVACLKSEEEEESHHAQHPFIHLK